The proteins below come from a single Pleuronectes platessa chromosome 1, fPlePla1.1, whole genome shotgun sequence genomic window:
- the vps33b gene encoding vacuolar protein sorting-associated protein 33B isoform X1, with translation MAHCGRKDSPELPDFSLLKRLARDQLIYLLEQLPGKKDLFIEADLMSPLDRIANVSTLKQHEVDKLYKVEYKPIVSISDQLCFLIRPRIQTVKWICDVANADKAAGRFRRYKIIFTPQKFFACEAVLEEQGVFGDVTIDEWAFYLLPLDDDIISLELPEFFRDNFLAGDQRWVRTAASALHLLHSVYGPFSKIYGIGRCSKMTYELWREQVEEGEAKTCQAEIGKVFLIDRDVDLVTPLCSQVVYEGLVDDIFRIKCGCVDFGADVTSSDKSLKVMLNSQDKVFNEIRNEHFSNVFGFLSQKARNLQTAYDKRRGMDIKQMKTFVSEELKGLKQEHRLLSLHIGASESIMKKKTKQDFQELLKTEHSLLEGFEIRECISFIEEHINRQVSMIESLRLLCLLSITENGLLPKDYRSLKSQYLQSYGVEHLLTFANLRQSGLLVEQQPGETLTVMESKVGKLVNDKAAGKLTDAFSSLAKKSNFRALSKKLNLVPKSDEEYDLRVPRDMAYIFSGAYVPMSCKVIEQVLERDGWTGLEEVTKLLNGHDFSVTGSNGADLRSKNDAQRIVLVMFLGGCTFSEISALRFLGRERGYKFIVVTTAITNSSRLIEALLNNHE, from the exons ATGGCGCACTGTGGCCGGAAGGACTCTCCGGAGCTGCCGGACTTCTCTCTGCTGAAGAGGCTGGCCCGGGATCAGCTGATCTACCTGCTGGAACAG ctgcCGGGGAAGAAGGACCTGTTCATCGAGGCCGACCTGATGAGTCCACTGGATCGAATCGCTAACGTCTCAACGCTGAAG CAACATGAGGTTGACAAACTCTACAAAGTGGAATATAAACCTATTGTCAGCATCTCAGAtca ACTCTGTTTTCTGATCCGGCCAAGAATACAAACTGTAAAGTGGATCTGTG ATGTGGCCAATGCAGACAAAGCTGCAGGAAGATTCAGAAGATACAAGATCATCTTCACCCCTCAGAAG TTCTTTGCGTGTGAGGCGgtgctggaggagcagggggtgtTTGGTG ATGTGACCATTGATGAATGGGCCTTCTACCTTCTTCCACTTGACGATGACATCATCAGTCTGGAGCTGCCAGAATTCTTTCGAGACAACTTCCTG GCGGGCGACCAGCGCTGGGTGAGGACCGCCGCCAGCGCTCTGCACCTCCTGCACTCGGTCTACGGCCCGTTCTCAAAGATCTACGGGATTGGAAGATGTTCCAAG ATGACGTACGAGTTGTGGAGGGAGCAGGTAGAAGAGGGAGAAGCAAAAACCTGTCAGGCTGAAATAGGAAAAGTGTTTCTTATCGACAGAG ATGTGGACCTCGTCACTCCTCTGTGCTCTCAAGTTGTCTACGAAGGACTCGTGGATGATATATTTAGAATCAAATGTG GATGTGTGGACTTTGGAGCTGATGTTACTTCCTCTGACAAAAGTTTGAAGGTCATGCTGAACTCTCAGGATAAG GTCTTCAACGAAATCAGAAACGAGCATTTCTCCAACGTCTTTGGTTTCCTAAGTCAGAAGGCCAGAAATCTGCAGACTGCATATGAT AAGCGTCGGGGGATGGACATCAAGCAGATGAAAACCTTTGTGTCAGAAGAGTTGAAAGGTTTAAAACAGGAGCATCGCCTGCTAAGTCTGC ACATCGGTGCGAGTGAATCAATCATGAAGAAAAAGACCAAGCAGGATTTCCAGGAGCTGTTAAAAACCGAACACT CTTTACTCGAAGGATTTGAAATCCGTGAATGTATTTCTTTCATAGAGGAGCATATCAACAGACAG GTCTCCATGATAGAAAGTCTCAGGCTGCTTTGCCTTCTGTCCATCACAGAAAATG GACTCCTGCCAAAAGATTACCGCTCGTTAAAATCCCAGTATCTACAG AGCTATGGAGTGGAACACCTGCTCACATTTGCCAACCTGCGGCAGTCGGGGCTGCTGGTGGAGCAGCAGCCGGGGGAAACACTGACTGTCATGGAGAGCAAAGTGGGTAAACTGGTCAACGACAAAGCTGCAG GAAAGCTGACTGACGCCTTCTCCTCTCTGGCAAAGAAGAGTAATTTCAGAGCCTTGAGCAAAAAGCTGAACCTG GTGCCCAAGTCAGATGAGGAATATGACCTGCGTGTTCCACGAGACATGGCTTACATCTTCAGTGGAGCCTACGTCCCTATGAGCTGCAAAGTCattgagcag gTGCTTGAGCGAGATGGATGGACGGGGCTTGAAGAAGTCACCAAGCTGCTGAATGGACATGACTTTTCTGTTACAG GGAGCAACGGAGCGGATTTAAGATCAAAGAACGATGCTCAGCGCATCGTGCTGGTCATGTTCCTCGGAGGATGCACCTTCTCTGAGATTTCAGCCTTACGCTtcctcggcagagagagag GTTATAAATTCATTGTGGTAACAACTGCGATCACAAACAGTTCGAGGCTCATTGAAGCTCTGCTCAACAACCATGAGTGA
- the prc1b gene encoding protein regulator of cytokinesis 1b isoform X1: MRKSEVLAAEAVSCLNKALCHLKDIWEEIGIPEDQRLQRTNVVKNHIKDLLQRMIKEEECLKTRLVSSIHTCRTEMEKLCLELQLLVFEEEEGVSMLQQEKNIRTQVEALTKERTRRMQQLKELLEQDQELCDILCSMPYGIAPQSVPSPEQLENFCQHITDQSAEKARRHAEFMDLKKQIISYMEELDRIPDTSFEKDVVCEDEDSFCLSRDNITALKLLLCQLEEQKAETEAMCETHREKIQQLWERLQVPQEERGAFTEHMVTSKKKNLEALQAEVQRLEELKLLNIRSVTENIRSQMAVMWEKCLFSTAQRQAFAPYYSEDFTEELLHLHDAEIQRLKQHHEDHKELFDGVQQWEESWRLFQELEKKATDPARFTNRGGNLLKEEKQRSELHKSLPKLERKLKAQMDAWESEQGREFLVNGQKFLQYVEEQWELHRLEKEKEKEERHLKKSKQTEVDMLYGTAVRTPTKRRFLGTTTPNNKSRKFNATASVSSATTNSSMRSVYGGTVCRSPVPRPPLSANKCPAARTPGGAKPPHPRLQGCNKENEAQLKGNPLSGALLTPASPQRNFSLASVASTYSEFVRDLSKASDAKVQHNILNSTGSSL; this comes from the exons ATGAGAAAGAG TGAGGTGCTGGCAGCAGAGGCGGTGTCCTGCCTGAACAAAGCTCTGTGTCACCTGAAGGACATCTGGGAGGAGATCGGGATCCCGGAGGACCAGAGACTACAGAGAACTAATGTGGTTAAGAACCACATCAAG GACTTACTACAAAGGATGATCAAAGAAGAGGAGTGTCTGAAGACGAGGCTCGTCAGCAGCATCCACACCTGCAGGACAGAAATGGAGAAACTCTGCCTGGAACTTCAGCTGCTTGTGTTTGAG GAAGAGGAGGGCGTTAGCATGCTCCAGCAAGAGAAGAACATCCGCACGCAGGTGGAGGCCCTGACGAAGGAGCGGACTCGGAGgatgcagcagctgaaggagctgctggagcaggaCCAGGAGCTGTGCGACATCTTGTGCTCCATGCCGTACGGCATCGCTCCACAATCTGTGCCGTCACCGGAGCAGCTGGAGAACTTCTGCCAGCACATCACCGATCAGAGCGCAGAGAAG GCAAGGCGTCATGCTGAGTTCATGGACCTGAAAAAGCAGATCATCTCATACATGGAGGAGCTGGATCGGATCCCTGACACCAGTTTTGAGAAAGACGTGGTCTGTGAGGACGAGGACTCGTTTTGTCTGTCCAGAGACAATATCACAGCGCTCAAGCTGCTCCTTTGTCAG CTGGAGGAACAGAAGGCCGAGACTGAGGCGATGTGTGAGACGCACAGAGAGAAGATCCAGCAGCTGTGGGAGCGACTGCAGGTTCCTCAGGAGGAGCGAGGCGCCTTCACTGAGCATATGGTCACTTCCAAGAAGAAGAACCTTGAGGCG TTACAAGCAGAAGTTCAGCGTCTGGAGGAGCTCAAGCTGTTGAACATCCGCAGCGTCACAGAGAACATCCGCTCCCAGATGGCTGTGATGTGGGAGAAGTGCTTGTTCAGCACCGCCCAGCGACAGGCCTTTGCACCTTATTATAGTG AGGATTTTACTGAGGAGCTGTTGCATCTGCATGATGCTGAGATCCAGCGCTTGAAGCAGCATCATGAAGATCACAAAGAGCTTTTTGATGGAGTTCAACAATGGGAAGAAAGCTGGAGACTCTTCCAAGAGCTGGAG AAAAAAGCCACAGATCCGGCAAGATTCACAAATAGAGGAGGGAATCTTCTCAAAGAGGAGAAGCAGCGGTCGGAGCTGCACAAAAGTCTGCCCAAG ctTGAAAGGAAATTAAAAGCCCAGATGGATGCGTGGGAGAGTGAGCAGGGTCGGGAGTTCCTGGTCAACGGACAGAAGTTTCTGCAGTATGTGGAGGAACAGTGGGAACTGCACCGactggagaaagaaaaggagaaagaagaacGG CATTTGAAGAAGAGCAAACAGACCGAGGTGGACATGCTGTATGGAACCGCTGTGAGAACACCGACCAAACGCAGATTCCTGGGAACCACCACACCAAACAATAAATCACGAAAG TTTAATGCCACTGCCAGTGTTTCTAGTGCCACCACCAACAGCAGCATGCGCTCCGTCTATGGTGGAACTGTCTGTCGCTCGCCTGTGCCCCGCCCACCTCTCTCAGCAAACAAG TGTCCAGCGGCACGGACACCAGGAGGCGCTAAGCCCCCCCATCCCAGACTACAGGGCTGTAACAAGGAGAACGAGGCTCAGTTGAAGGGGAACCCGCTGAGTGGTGCGTTGCTGACCCCCGCTAGTCCACAGCGTAACTTCAGCTTAGCTTCTGTTGCCAGCACCTATTCAGAGTTTGTG
- the prc1b gene encoding protein regulator of cytokinesis 1b isoform X2: MRKSEVLAAEAVSCLNKALCHLKDIWEEIGIPEDQRLQRTNVVKNHIKDLLQRMIKEEECLKTRLVSSIHTCRTEMEKLCLELQLLVFEEEEGVSMLQQEKNIRTQVEALTKERTRRMQQLKELLEQDQELCDILCSMPYGIAPQSVPSPEQLENFCQHITDQSAEKARRHAEFMDLKKQIISYMEELDRIPDTSFEKDVVCEDEDSFCLSRDNITALKLLLCQLEEQKAETEAMCETHREKIQQLWERLQVPQEERGAFTEHMVTSKKKNLEALQAEVQRLEELKLLNIRSVTENIRSQMAVMWEKCLFSTAQRQAFAPYYSEDFTEELLHLHDAEIQRLKQHHEDHKELFDGVQQWEESWRLFQELEKKATDPARFTNRGGNLLKEEKQRSELHKSLPKLERKLKAQMDAWESEQGREFLVNGQKFLQYVEEQWELHRLEKEKEKEERHLKKSKQTEVDMLYGTAVRTPTKRRFLGTTTPNNKSRKFNATASVSSATTNSSMRSVYGGTVCRSPVPRPPLSANKCPAARTPGGAKPPHPRLQGCNKENEAQLKGNPLSGALLTPASPQRNFSLASVASTYSEFVRDLVNIESVQSSETCPRPLTPRSSTTS, encoded by the exons ATGAGAAAGAG TGAGGTGCTGGCAGCAGAGGCGGTGTCCTGCCTGAACAAAGCTCTGTGTCACCTGAAGGACATCTGGGAGGAGATCGGGATCCCGGAGGACCAGAGACTACAGAGAACTAATGTGGTTAAGAACCACATCAAG GACTTACTACAAAGGATGATCAAAGAAGAGGAGTGTCTGAAGACGAGGCTCGTCAGCAGCATCCACACCTGCAGGACAGAAATGGAGAAACTCTGCCTGGAACTTCAGCTGCTTGTGTTTGAG GAAGAGGAGGGCGTTAGCATGCTCCAGCAAGAGAAGAACATCCGCACGCAGGTGGAGGCCCTGACGAAGGAGCGGACTCGGAGgatgcagcagctgaaggagctgctggagcaggaCCAGGAGCTGTGCGACATCTTGTGCTCCATGCCGTACGGCATCGCTCCACAATCTGTGCCGTCACCGGAGCAGCTGGAGAACTTCTGCCAGCACATCACCGATCAGAGCGCAGAGAAG GCAAGGCGTCATGCTGAGTTCATGGACCTGAAAAAGCAGATCATCTCATACATGGAGGAGCTGGATCGGATCCCTGACACCAGTTTTGAGAAAGACGTGGTCTGTGAGGACGAGGACTCGTTTTGTCTGTCCAGAGACAATATCACAGCGCTCAAGCTGCTCCTTTGTCAG CTGGAGGAACAGAAGGCCGAGACTGAGGCGATGTGTGAGACGCACAGAGAGAAGATCCAGCAGCTGTGGGAGCGACTGCAGGTTCCTCAGGAGGAGCGAGGCGCCTTCACTGAGCATATGGTCACTTCCAAGAAGAAGAACCTTGAGGCG TTACAAGCAGAAGTTCAGCGTCTGGAGGAGCTCAAGCTGTTGAACATCCGCAGCGTCACAGAGAACATCCGCTCCCAGATGGCTGTGATGTGGGAGAAGTGCTTGTTCAGCACCGCCCAGCGACAGGCCTTTGCACCTTATTATAGTG AGGATTTTACTGAGGAGCTGTTGCATCTGCATGATGCTGAGATCCAGCGCTTGAAGCAGCATCATGAAGATCACAAAGAGCTTTTTGATGGAGTTCAACAATGGGAAGAAAGCTGGAGACTCTTCCAAGAGCTGGAG AAAAAAGCCACAGATCCGGCAAGATTCACAAATAGAGGAGGGAATCTTCTCAAAGAGGAGAAGCAGCGGTCGGAGCTGCACAAAAGTCTGCCCAAG ctTGAAAGGAAATTAAAAGCCCAGATGGATGCGTGGGAGAGTGAGCAGGGTCGGGAGTTCCTGGTCAACGGACAGAAGTTTCTGCAGTATGTGGAGGAACAGTGGGAACTGCACCGactggagaaagaaaaggagaaagaagaacGG CATTTGAAGAAGAGCAAACAGACCGAGGTGGACATGCTGTATGGAACCGCTGTGAGAACACCGACCAAACGCAGATTCCTGGGAACCACCACACCAAACAATAAATCACGAAAG TTTAATGCCACTGCCAGTGTTTCTAGTGCCACCACCAACAGCAGCATGCGCTCCGTCTATGGTGGAACTGTCTGTCGCTCGCCTGTGCCCCGCCCACCTCTCTCAGCAAACAAG TGTCCAGCGGCACGGACACCAGGAGGCGCTAAGCCCCCCCATCCCAGACTACAGGGCTGTAACAAGGAGAACGAGGCTCAGTTGAAGGGGAACCCGCTGAGTGGTGCGTTGCTGACCCCCGCTAGTCCACAGCGTAACTTCAGCTTAGCTTCTGTTGCCAGCACCTATTCAGAGTTTGTG AGGGACTTGGTCAACATTGAATCTGTTCAGTCAAG
- the hypk gene encoding huntingtin-interacting protein K, producing MAAEGDVDLDLEAEENCTGKPAEKPRKHDSGAADLERVTDYAEEKEISSSDLETAMSVIGDRRSREQKAKQEREKELAKVTIKKEDVELIMSEMEISRAVAERSLREHMGNVVEALVALTN from the exons ATGGCGGCCGAGGGAGATGTCGATCTGGACCTGGAAGCTGAGGAGAACTGCACCGGGAAACCGGCGGAGAAGCCCCGCAAGCATGACAGCGGGGCCGCGGACCTGGAGAGAGTCACGGACTACGCGGAGGAGAAAGAGATCTCCAGCTCCGACCTGGAAACG GCGATGTCGGTGATTGGAGACCGACGGTCACGAGAGCAGAAAGCCAAACAGGAGAG AGAAAAGGAGTTGGCCAAAGTCACCATCAAGAAAGAGGACGTAGAACTAATC ATGTCTGAGATGGAGATTTCGAGGGCGGTGGCCGAGCGCAGTCTGAGGGAACACATGGGGAACGTGGTGGAGGCCCTGGTCGCTCTCACTAACTGA
- the mfap1 gene encoding microfibrillar-associated protein 1: MSSHDPLNMKLPPIQSTAGAVPVRNEKGELSMEKVKVKRYVSGKRPDYAPMESSDEEEEDFQFVKKGKEVEPEMEQEEEDVSDPRLKRLLNRVSEDVEERLARHRQIAEPEVVAESSEDSDEGTWHPEHEESSEEEEEEEEEVDDEEIERRRSMMRQRAVERKNEEMEVMEVEEEGKSGEEAESESEYEEYTDSEDEAEPRLKPVFIRKKDRITVAEREAEELKQRELEVEAKKQVEDRRRYTLKIVEEEAKKEFEENRRTLAALDALDTDGENEEEEYEAWKVRELKRIKRDREARETMEKEKAEIERFHNLTEEERRAELRNSGKLVTNKASKGKYKFLQKYYHRGAFFMDEEEGVYKRDFSAPTLEDHFNKTILPKVMQVKNFGRSGRTKYTHLVDQDTTSFDSAWAQESAQNSKFFKQKAAGVRDVFDRPTVNKRKT, translated from the exons ATGTCCAGTCACGACCCGCTCAACATGAAGCTGCCGCCGATCCAGTCCACGGCCGGAGCCGTCCCGGTCCGGAACGAGAAGG GTGAGCTCTCCATGGAGAAGGTGAAGGTCAAGAGGTACGTGTCAGGTAAACGTCCTGACTATGCACCGATGGAGTCgtctgatgaagaagaggaggacttCCAGTTTGtgaagaaaggaaaagaagTGGAGCCAGAgatggagcaggaagaggaggacgtctCTGACCCACGTCTAAAACGTCTGCTCAACCGTGTGTCTGAAGACGTGGAGGAGAG ACTTGCAAGACACAGACAGATCGCAGAGCCGGAGGTTGTGGCTGAGAGCAGCGAGGACTCGGATGAAGGCACGTGGCACCCAGAGCATGAGGagagcagtgaggaggaagaggaggaggaggaagaagtggATGACGAG GAAATTGAGAGGAGACGATCAATGATGCGGCAGCGTGCAGTGGAACGAAAGAATGAGgagatggaggtgatggaggtggaagaggaaggGAAGTCGGGGGAGGAGGCTGAATCTGAGTCCGAATATGAAGAGTACACAGACAGCGAGGATGAGGCAGAGCCGCGACTCAAACCCGTCTTCATCCGCAA AAAGGACCGAATCACCGTGGCCGAGCGGGAAGCAGAGGAGCTGAAGCAAAGAGAGCTGGAGGTCGAGGCCAAGAAGCAGGTGGAAGACCGACGGCGCTACACGCTCAAGattgtggaggaggaggccaagAAGGAGTTTGAGGAGAACCGTCGCACGCTGGCTGCTCTGGACGCTCTGGACACTGACGGAGAGAACGAGGAGGAAGAATACGAAGCCTGGAAAGTCAGAGAGCTGAAACGCAtcaagagggacagagaggccCGAGAAAC catggagaaggagaaggctGAAATCGAGAGATTCCACAACTTGACAGAAGAGGAGCGCAGAGCCGAGCTGCGCAACAGCGGCAAACTCGTTACTAACAAAGCGTCTAAAGGAAAATACAAGTTTCTCCAAAAGTATTATCACAGAGGAGCCTTCTTCATG gacgaggaggagggcgTGTACAAGAGAGATTTCAGcgctcctactctggaggatcATTTCAACAAAACCATCTTACCCAAAGTCATGCAG GTCAAAAACTTTGGCCGGTCTGGACGTACCAAGTACACCCACCTGGTGGACCAGGACACCACGTCGTTCGACTCGGCCTGGGCCCAGGAGAGTGCTCAGAACAGCAAGTTCTTTAAGCAGAAGGCGGCAGGCGTGAGGGACGTGTTCGACCGGCCCACGGTGAACAAGAGGAAgacttag
- the hddc3 gene encoding guanosine-3',5'-bis(diphosphate) 3'-pyrophosphohydrolase MESH1, protein MNSDALLLLETVHFSAEKHRDQRRKDADQTPYINHPIGVARILSHEGGVTDIEVLQAALLHDTVEDTDTTHAELEHKFGSTVAHIVQEVTDDKALPKQERKRLQVEHAAHCSRQAKLVKLADKLYNLRDLNRCTPVGWTAERVQEYFDWSSEVVNGLRGTSSVLEEKLDELFTHRRVSTV, encoded by the exons ATGAACTCAGACGCgctcctgctgctggagacggttcatttctctgcagagaaacatCGCGACCAGCGCCGGAAGGACGCGGATCAAACTCCGTACATCAACCATCCCATCG GAGTAGCAAGAATCCTGAGCCATGAAGGAGGCGTCACAGACATTGAGGTTCTGCAG GCTGCTCTGCTTCACGACACCGTGGAGGACACTGACACCACGCACGCCGAACTCGAGCACAAGTTTGGATCGACCGTGGCTCATATCGTGCAGGAGGTGACGGACGACAAGGCTCTACCCAAACAGGAGAGGAAGCGTCTGCAGGTGGAGCACGCGGCTCATTGCAGTCGTCAGGCCAAACTGGTCAAACTGGCTGATAAACTGTACAACCTGAGGGACCTGAACCGCTGCACACCTGTCG gctGGACAGCAGAGCGGGTGCAGGAGTATTTTGATTGGTCATCAGAAGTGGTCAACGGCCTGAGGGGGACCAGCTCggttctggaggagaagttGGACGAGCTGTTCACACACAGACGCGTCTCAACAGTCTGA
- the vps33b gene encoding vacuolar protein sorting-associated protein 33B isoform X2 — MAHCGRKDSPELPDFSLLKRLARDQLIYLLEQLPGKKDLFIEADLMSPLDRIANVSTLKQHEVDKLYKVEYKPIVSISDQLCFLIRPRIQTVKWICDVANADKAAGRFRRYKIIFTPQKFFACEAVLEEQGVFGDVTIDEWAFYLLPLDDDIISLELPEFFRDNFLAGDQRWVRTAASALHLLHSVYGPFSKIYGIGRCSKMTYELWREQVEEGEAKTCQAEIGKVFLIDRDVDLVTPLCSQVVYEGLVDDIFRIKCGCVDFGADVTSSDKSLKVMLNSQDKVFNEIRNEHFSNVFGFLSQKARNLQTAYDKRRGMDIKQMKTFVSEELKGLKQEHRLLSLHIGASESIMKKKTKQDFQELLKTEHSLLEGFEIRECISFIEEHINRQVSMIESLRLLCLLSITENGLLPKDYRSLKSQYLQSYGVEHLLTFANLRQSGLLVEQQPGETLTVMESKVGKLVNDKAAGKLTDAFSSLAKKSNFRALSKKLNLVPKSDEEYDLRVPRDMAYIFSGAYVPMSCKVIEQVLERDGWTGLEEVTKLLNGHDFSVTGSINRKMSQNDAQRIVLVMFLGGCTFSEISALRFLGRERGYKFIVVTTAITNSSRLIEALLNNHE; from the exons ATGGCGCACTGTGGCCGGAAGGACTCTCCGGAGCTGCCGGACTTCTCTCTGCTGAAGAGGCTGGCCCGGGATCAGCTGATCTACCTGCTGGAACAG ctgcCGGGGAAGAAGGACCTGTTCATCGAGGCCGACCTGATGAGTCCACTGGATCGAATCGCTAACGTCTCAACGCTGAAG CAACATGAGGTTGACAAACTCTACAAAGTGGAATATAAACCTATTGTCAGCATCTCAGAtca ACTCTGTTTTCTGATCCGGCCAAGAATACAAACTGTAAAGTGGATCTGTG ATGTGGCCAATGCAGACAAAGCTGCAGGAAGATTCAGAAGATACAAGATCATCTTCACCCCTCAGAAG TTCTTTGCGTGTGAGGCGgtgctggaggagcagggggtgtTTGGTG ATGTGACCATTGATGAATGGGCCTTCTACCTTCTTCCACTTGACGATGACATCATCAGTCTGGAGCTGCCAGAATTCTTTCGAGACAACTTCCTG GCGGGCGACCAGCGCTGGGTGAGGACCGCCGCCAGCGCTCTGCACCTCCTGCACTCGGTCTACGGCCCGTTCTCAAAGATCTACGGGATTGGAAGATGTTCCAAG ATGACGTACGAGTTGTGGAGGGAGCAGGTAGAAGAGGGAGAAGCAAAAACCTGTCAGGCTGAAATAGGAAAAGTGTTTCTTATCGACAGAG ATGTGGACCTCGTCACTCCTCTGTGCTCTCAAGTTGTCTACGAAGGACTCGTGGATGATATATTTAGAATCAAATGTG GATGTGTGGACTTTGGAGCTGATGTTACTTCCTCTGACAAAAGTTTGAAGGTCATGCTGAACTCTCAGGATAAG GTCTTCAACGAAATCAGAAACGAGCATTTCTCCAACGTCTTTGGTTTCCTAAGTCAGAAGGCCAGAAATCTGCAGACTGCATATGAT AAGCGTCGGGGGATGGACATCAAGCAGATGAAAACCTTTGTGTCAGAAGAGTTGAAAGGTTTAAAACAGGAGCATCGCCTGCTAAGTCTGC ACATCGGTGCGAGTGAATCAATCATGAAGAAAAAGACCAAGCAGGATTTCCAGGAGCTGTTAAAAACCGAACACT CTTTACTCGAAGGATTTGAAATCCGTGAATGTATTTCTTTCATAGAGGAGCATATCAACAGACAG GTCTCCATGATAGAAAGTCTCAGGCTGCTTTGCCTTCTGTCCATCACAGAAAATG GACTCCTGCCAAAAGATTACCGCTCGTTAAAATCCCAGTATCTACAG AGCTATGGAGTGGAACACCTGCTCACATTTGCCAACCTGCGGCAGTCGGGGCTGCTGGTGGAGCAGCAGCCGGGGGAAACACTGACTGTCATGGAGAGCAAAGTGGGTAAACTGGTCAACGACAAAGCTGCAG GAAAGCTGACTGACGCCTTCTCCTCTCTGGCAAAGAAGAGTAATTTCAGAGCCTTGAGCAAAAAGCTGAACCTG GTGCCCAAGTCAGATGAGGAATATGACCTGCGTGTTCCACGAGACATGGCTTACATCTTCAGTGGAGCCTACGTCCCTATGAGCTGCAAAGTCattgagcag gTGCTTGAGCGAGATGGATGGACGGGGCTTGAAGAAGTCACCAAGCTGCTGAATGGACATGACTTTTCTGTTACAGGTTCAATCAATAGGAAAATGAGTCAA AACGATGCTCAGCGCATCGTGCTGGTCATGTTCCTCGGAGGATGCACCTTCTCTGAGATTTCAGCCTTACGCTtcctcggcagagagagag GTTATAAATTCATTGTGGTAACAACTGCGATCACAAACAGTTCGAGGCTCATTGAAGCTCTGCTCAACAACCATGAGTGA